GCGGGGCGGACGCCCGGAAAGGGGATCCAGGCGCCCCTTTTCGTCCCGCTCCGCCTTTCCGGCGTCGTGCGCCCCCTTGCGGATCATGGTGAGACGCGAAGGCGAATGCGCCAGTCTCCTGACCCTGGGGAGGGAGATTCCGTAGCGCATCGCCGCGACGCGGAGCACGAACGCCGTCAGGGCCGCAGAGAGAATCTGGAACCGCACGGAAAAACCCGCCGCGCGGGAGGCGACGAGGCAGGCCCCGCCCGCGAGCGCCGCGGTGGCATAGAAGTCGGTCTTGAGCACGACGGGGATCTCCCTGACCAGGACGTCCCTGATCAGGCCGCCCCCCGTCGCGGTGATGGCGGCCATCATGACGATGCCGAGGGCGCCGAAGCCCGACGACGCCGCCTCTTCGGCCCCGATCGCCGCGAAGACGCTCAGGCCCACCGCGTCGGCCGCCATCACGCAGTCCCACCGCGGGGCGATTTTTCTCGCCGCGAAGAAGACCGCCAGCCCCCCCGCCAGGCACGCCAGGAGATACGTCTCGTTCCGGAACGCCGCCGGACGGGCGGCGCCGAGGAGGAGGTCCCGGATGATCCCGCCCCCGATCCCCGTGGCGGTCGCCAACACCATCATCCCGAGGAGATCGAGCTCGTGCTTGAGGGCGCGGAACGCCCCTGACACGGCGAAAACGAACGTCCCGAAGACATCGAGCGCGTACAGCATCATTCCTTTACCGCCCGCCTCGAAACGGCTCCTCTGCGGCGGATGCTTCCCGCGACACCGGACAGGAACCGCCGCTCCCGGCGCGGGCATTGTACTTCCGCGGCCGGCTCGAAACAAGCGGATTCCGGCATATTGACATCCGCATCTCCCTCCGGTAACTTGATTGATGGAGCACGCGGTCGGTTGCGTTTTGCGCACCGCGCCGGGTGGTCGTTGTTCGCGCACCGATGCGTTCTCTGTGTACCCGGGAGGGGCCATGGACGCGCGCGGCACGGTGGGGGCGCTCGCGTGTCGAAGAGCCGTCGCGGCGTGCGTCCTCTCCGCCGCGGTTGTTTCGCCCGTCTGTGTGGCGGCGGGCGACTACCTGCACCCGGTCGTCGTCACCTGCCTCGGCGACAGCGTCACGTACGGTGCGCCCTGGGGGGCGGGCGATCCCGAGACCTACCCCGCGCAGCTCGCCGTCCTCCTTGACTCCGCCTACCCCTCGAAGGTCTGCGAGGTGCACAACCGCGGCGTGAACGGCGCTACGGCCGACACGCTGCTCGCCAAACTCAACAGCGAGGGCTTCCCCGAGCAGCCCGATTTCGTCCTCCTGATGATCGGCGGGAACGATCTGGGCGCCGCCCACGACAGTGCCAGTTTCTCGGAGATCCTGCCCCAGACGCTGTCCGAGGTCCAGCAGTGCGTGAACCGCATCAACGACCAGACGAACCATGACGGAAAGAAGCCGCGCGTGCTCCTCTCCGCCTTCATCCCGAACAGGATAGGGAATGTGGGGGGGTGGGACGCGAACCTGGGCATCCAGATATACAACGCAAGCCTCGCGGATATGGAGGGGGTGGACCGCTATTTCAGCACGAACTTCTCCGACCTGTACTCCCC
This is a stretch of genomic DNA from Chlamydiota bacterium. It encodes these proteins:
- a CDS encoding SGNH/GDSL hydrolase family protein, which encodes MDARGTVGALACRRAVAACVLSAAVVSPVCVAAGDYLHPVVVTCLGDSVTYGAPWGAGDPETYPAQLAVLLDSAYPSKVCEVHNRGVNGATADTLLAKLNSEGFPEQPDFVLLMIGGNDLGAAHDSASFSEILPQTLSEVQQCVNRINDQTNHDGKKPRVLLSAFIPNRIGNVGGWDANLGIQIYNASLADMEGVDRYFSTNFSDLYSPTPPLTIEDLICGDLVHPTEAGYTLIAENWYDEIAAFPPMVDTDGDGLWDEEETDCGTNLELADSDADGLGDLVELACADAAAVLGGYAKRPAAVRVNFQPPRRVSPSGFAPDGGCSAAVGSPFWWD
- a CDS encoding trimeric intracellular cation channel family protein, coding for MLYALDVFGTFVFAVSGAFRALKHELDLLGMMVLATATGIGGGIIRDLLLGAARPAAFRNETYLLACLAGGLAVFFAARKIAPRWDCVMAADAVGLSVFAAIGAEEAASSGFGALGIVMMAAITATGGGLIRDVLVREIPVVLKTDFYATAALAGGACLVASRAAGFSVRFQILSAALTAFVLRVAAMRYGISLPRVRRLAHSPSRLTMIRKGAHDAGKAERDEKGRLDPLSGRPPRFGSERTRG